A section of the Candidatus Latescibacterota bacterium genome encodes:
- a CDS encoding glycoside hydrolase family 130 protein, whose protein sequence is MWLRRVADTPLLTAAEIRSREPRLADPSSVFNPGALRAGGRIHLMLRVQSRGRETFLVMAASEDGLRVTVAPEPIHLAGLDALGEPVHHVYDARLTTLDGLHHALVAVDLDDRCELGLLSSADLRDWQWRGLVSRGGNRNGVLFPARVGGRALRLDRPNRVAAGAAGAGDAIWLSESDDLLHWRPVGPVAAGRPRSWDELLGPGPPPVLTEAGWLALYHGVATHHGGVNVYQAGALLLDADDPTRVLARTRNNLLEPRLPWELSGQVPNVVFPSGMVLPTHDGPGPAPADARVLVYYGAADTCIGVAESTVGELIRACQED, encoded by the coding sequence ATGTGGCTCCGCCGCGTCGCCGACACGCCGCTGCTCACCGCGGCGGAGATCCGCTCCCGCGAGCCGCGCCTCGCCGATCCCAGCAGCGTGTTCAATCCCGGCGCGCTGCGCGCGGGCGGGCGCATCCACCTCATGCTGCGCGTGCAGAGCCGCGGGCGCGAGACCTTCCTCGTGATGGCCGCCAGCGAGGACGGCCTCCGCGTCACGGTCGCGCCGGAGCCCATCCACCTCGCGGGGCTCGACGCCCTCGGCGAGCCGGTGCACCACGTCTACGACGCGCGCCTGACCACCCTCGACGGCCTGCACCACGCCCTCGTGGCCGTGGATCTCGACGACCGCTGCGAGCTGGGCCTGCTCAGCAGCGCGGACCTTCGGGACTGGCAGTGGCGCGGGCTCGTGTCCCGCGGCGGCAATCGCAACGGGGTGCTCTTCCCCGCGCGCGTGGGCGGCCGCGCGCTGCGCCTCGACCGTCCGAATCGCGTGGCGGCCGGCGCGGCCGGCGCGGGCGACGCGATCTGGCTCAGCGAGTCGGACGATCTCCTCCACTGGCGTCCCGTAGGTCCGGTCGCCGCGGGCCGCCCGCGCTCCTGGGACGAACTGCTGGGCCCCGGGCCGCCCCCCGTGCTCACCGAGGCCGGCTGGCTCGCGCTCTATCACGGCGTGGCGACGCACCACGGGGGCGTGAACGTCTACCAGGCGGGCGCGCTGCTGCTCGACGCCGACGACCCCACGCGCGTCCTCGCCCGCACCCGCAACAACCTGCTGGAGCCGCGCCTCCCCTGGGAGCTGAGCGGCCAGGTGCCGAACGTGGTCTTCCCCTCGGGGATGGTCCTGCCCACCCACGACGGCCCTGGCCCCGCCCCCGCGGACGCGCGCGTGCTCGTCTACTACGGCGCCGCCGACACCTGCATCGGCGTGGCCGAGAGCACCGTGGGCGAACTGATTCGCGCCTGCCAGGAGGACTGA